A single genomic interval of Myxocyprinus asiaticus isolate MX2 ecotype Aquarium Trade chromosome 19, UBuf_Myxa_2, whole genome shotgun sequence harbors:
- the LOC127409822 gene encoding cell division cycle-associated protein 4-like, whose protein sequence is MFSKGTKRKFSDGGEEISDKSLVGARVASSYSLQRQSLLDMSLIKLQLCHMLVEPNLCRSVLIANTVRQIQEEMTHDGSWQVVTEAFCSAGQSPSERLVATEVLCRSREPDAEPKLFSVITYEGCREEEVVADETLCSVSVSDTVSNVCLAGSMDQCWERGELSVVESDEEALEDSRLGSEEDEENEEAEEASRQGPKSRGQVFGTFEIKNGSPGPESALEELFSDVDTSYYDLDTMLTGIQGAPKMGPYDLLDSLAPSHSSPSIVSTPNCRSDLNELDHIMEIIVGS, encoded by the coding sequence ATGTTCTCCAAGGGCACCAAGCGTAAATTTTCAGATGGTGGTGAAGAGATATCAGACAAAAGCCTGGTAGGAGCCAGGGTGGCGTCCTCCTATAGTTTGCAACGGCAGTCGCTACTGGACATGTCCCTCATCAAGCTGCAGTTATGCCACATGCTGGTGGAGCCCAACCTCTGCCGCTCGGTTCTAATTGCCAACACAGTGAGGCAGATTCAGGAGGAGATGACCCACGATGGCAGCTGGCAGGTGGTCACTGAAGCTTTCTGCAGCGCAGGCCAAAGCCCCTCTGAGCGCTTAGTGGCCACCGAGGTACTTTGCAGGTCACGGGAGCCAGACGCAGAGCCCAAGCTCTTTTCTGTCATCACCTACGAAGGTTGCCGTGAAGAGGAGGTGGTAGCTGACGAGACACTTTGCTCCGTTTCAGTTAGCGACACTGTCTCTAACGTGTGTCTGGCAGGAAGTATGGACCAATGCTGGGAGAGGGGTGAGCTCAGTGTTGTAGAGAGCGATGAAGAGGCCCTTGAAGACTCTAGGCTAGGTTCAGAAGAAGATGAGGAGAACGAAGAAGCAGAAGAGGCTTCCAGGCAGGGTCCAAAGTCCAGGGGACAAGTTTTTGggacatttgaaataaaaaacgGTTCCCCAGGTCCAGAGTCTGCTCTTGAGGAGTTGTTCTCAGATGTGGATACCTCCTACTATGACCTGGACACTATGCTAACTGGCATCCAGGGTGCACCCAAGATGGGCCCTTATGACCTCCTTGACAGCTTGGCACCTTCACACAGTTCCCCATCCATAGTGTCCACCCCAAACTGTCGTTCTGATCTCAATGAACTGGATCACATCATGGAAATCATTGTGGGTTCTTAG